AGCTTTGTATGTCTTGGCCATTGTAGGTAGCATTGCCAGGTTTACTGTAGCAGCATGTAGTATAAGTAATGAACCAGACACTGTGTGCTTGGGAATATACCTCACCATGTGGCACATCTTTTTGGAGTACTTACTAGGCCAGATCTGTTCCTGATTTGCAAGCAATCCCAACAGCCTATCTGAGCCCAGGTATGGATTCCTATCATACTGACCCTTAGAACTGCTAGAGAATTAAAGCAGAATACAGTGTGATCCAAGagtcggcttttttttttttaattgaattggaTGGTGCTACTATAGATTCTGAATTGCACAAGTCTGTGCTTTATTGCATAGACTAGTTACCTTTCCTGACAATTCTGTCTGCTTTGCCATagttctgttttttctcttttcttatcACCAGGCTACTGTGAATAGGTTAAGTGAGCAGCTTCTAGGAGTAGATACTATGGGTATGTATAATTAGTGGGGGCCCTATGatccaaataataataaagtatacAACTTGCATCATTGAAAGAGAGAGATCTGAATATGTCTCTGCGTCTCCCTTTGCCATAGTAGTAAGCAGGAGGGCAGAACAAGCTAATTACTGCCTTAACCCTTTGTTTCAGCAGTTTCCTTGCCCTAGGGTCCCACACTTGCTTCACAAAACACAGAATCTGTTCCTGCAGCAAGACCCTTACAATCCCTCACCAGTGCAGGCAGCCACCCTGCAACCTTGGACAAGCATTAGGCCCGTCTGAGAAGCTGCTCCTGCCCTTTCCAGCCAGCCAAGCAGGTGGGGGAAGTGGCCATAAACGCTCTGCCTGCCAGGGGTTTTAAGCTTTAACTTCATTGCACTCCTCATGCCTGTCATCCCACAGAGCAAGAATGTGACCTCTGCTCTCCATAGTAGTGCAATGGGCTACATCTGAGCCCCAGGGATGATTATTTTTTCATGGCAATCCAGTTAGCATGATGCAACAGCCTTGACAGAACTGGGTAGTCATAGTATTGGCAGCACAAAGGCAGATTGCAGAGCTGAAGTCTTGTTTCGCTTTCTGCTGCCCACCTGCTGAACACCTGCTAGGATAAGCAAAATCTTTGGGAGATCAGTGCTATTGCTGAGCTGGATGTTCACAGTGAAACCTGAAACCACGAGAATTTCCCCTGATTTTGGGTTTCATTACAAACTTGAAACTCACATCAGATTTGTCAGAAGATCAGGGAGCATTTCAGGGCCCAATCCAGGTCtcagtgggagatttgcctgATTTAAGacagcaggatcaggtcctcgGAATGAAGCTGGTAACTCCATTTCAAGAGAACCTGGGTGGTTTAGAGAAAATGGAATTGCACCAGTCAAGCTGAATGGCTCAGGTGGGGTAGCACATTCTGGCATGAGGGGACAGAACACTGAGTTGGGTCCAAAAAGGAGCATCGTGTGTGCTATTATCAGTGACCTagccaggagccagcagccaCACAAGGGAAAGAGAAGCACTGGCCTGATCATCACCAGGCCCTCAATCTGCCTGAGCATACTGCCTGTGATCATCACTATACAGGACGTGTTAGCTGGTCCTTTGCCTGGCTCTTAAAACAAAGGGCTGGGTCACCATTCTGCAGCTATGTATGGTAGGGGAAGacacccctttccctcccaccaggaAACCTAGGCAGAATTTAACCATGTAACATCAAGCTGGATGTAACTTAGAAGGCATAGAAGTATAGTGTGTCATGGAGACTTTTTTCTTGTTACCCACTCACCTGTCCTTGGTAAATGGAAATAATAGGATCTTACCAGGGCCAGGAGGCAACTTTGGCTACAGCTGGTTAGACAATGACTATTCCTCCAGTTTGTGACCTCTGGTTGACCCCAGCGGGCCCGTATGCAAATACTTTCTATTGATGCTAAGATCAGAGTGTGAGAACGCAAAGCCTTTTAGAGCACTAAATCTCCTAGTGAATATCTAGAAATGTGTAAGGGATTAAATGTAGAAAATGCAACATCAAAGGTCTTGGGTCGAGGGGGGAAGCATGTCAAAATTCAGGGATATTGGATGTAGCGCTCATTCAATTACTACGCTTAGTTAAGTACAGCACAGGGGAGTGAAGACTGCAGGGCACTAGAATGCTTGTTAATATATGTCATTTAATTGTGAGATTGCTTATATGCCATTTTGACATATGTAGAGTAATATTATCCCTCTTTTGTAGGTCACTATTCTCATAAGTTTGGCTCTTGCATTCCTTGCCTGCATAGTCTTTCTTGTGGTATACAAAGCCTTTACTTACGATCACAGTTGCCCAGATGGATTTGTTTATAAGGTAAGAGATTCCAGCCAGATAGATTCTATCATCTCTGACAATTCAATTGACTTCATGGTCAGAGTCTAACAGAGCATTTACAAGAATATGTTGAAAAGTGGTCAGTGTTTTGGAAAATGTGAACTTCCATCTGCTTCCATCATTTTATATTGTAATCGTCAGGATTAGatctctgtgaatgccacaaacaAATGTCCCTAAATAATCCCTCATGTTTTGGAATGAATGCACTGCAGCTGAGTTTTGGGTTTGCTTCCCACAAACATTCAAGTGATCGAGTTTTTCTGGCATAAATGTTCATGCAAGGCAAATTTCAATGCTGCATGCACAAGCGTTCACTGATGCTGATTTTGAAATTCGCATGTGCAAGTATTTGAGAGGCATGCTTTTGCACCTCATCCAGTAGGCCAacagaaacaaaaccatgtaaCTTGTTTGACCAATCACAGCTAATCAATAGAGTTTGAATATCAGATAGTCATTGAGAACTGTTTGCTCAGTCCACAGAGTTAAAACAGTTTGCAAAACATATCATTGACTGACTATTTACAGtgaataaattcatagaggtcTTAATTCTTTGGGGATATTCTATGAACAGGAAAAGAGGCTCAGTTATTCGATATATTGTTCATTGTAAATTATTCTCTTAGTGTACATAAAATCAGAGAGGAGATGAGTCATGACTTTTGAATTCTGAACGTGAATTTCCTCAGAGTTCATGCACTTTGGATTTAGTGTTCTGCTCTGGTCTTTAATCACActagaatggggtggggggagaactaGATGGCTAAGGGACATGCTAATTGTAAATGGGGCCCTTCACCTCCAGGTCACCACTATCAATCTGAGCAGGTTGGACCAAAGGTTCTTACCATTTGTTGGCTCTTCTGTGGCCTATACAAAGCAAATTGGTTTTCTCAGTACAGTTCTTAGTGGACAAGGGTCCACATTACACCAGTAGAGACTAGTTGGCAGCCTCAGCACAGAGGAGAAGCACAGAaagggccatggagactgaactggtCACCTATCTCTAGGGCTGGTCTTCCTGCAGGTCAGAGATAAGGCATGGTAGCAGGGTAGCATATAAGCAGCTTACATTGCTTCTGCCTGGCTTGTATCTGTTCTACAGATTAATAGAGAACATCAGTCTGCAGGGCTGTCAATCCAACACTTTGTGAGCTAAACGACGTCCTCTCCCAGTACCGCTGGCAGGTGCCTGATCTTAGTGCGTTCCAGTGCCGTGCCAGAGCAGCAAGATCCCTATTCTGTAATTCTGGTTCTGTTTCACGGAATGAAACCAGTCTTAATTAGGGCTGCCAATTCCAGCAGGTTTTGACATCTGTTGACCCTGTCTCAGAGCCCTGTGCTATCTAATGTTTCTTGGCATCCCCCAAGCTATTTGTCAATAGAGGAGCACATATGTTTCCATTGGCACAAGAAGCCCAATTGCTATGAATCAGTGAGTTCAGTCAGTCATCCACGTGAGAACGAACggggaatttaaaataaatgtaaagtgatgtgACTGCTACTTACTTATCCTGCTTTTTCCCTCTCTCCAGCATAAGAGATGTATCCCAGCCTCCCTGGATGCCTATTACTCAGCACAGGATTCCAATTCCCGGGGCAGATTCTATACTGTCATAAGCCATTACAGCATGGCTAAGCAAACCAGCTCACGGTCTGTATCGCCCTGGCTTTCTTCGGGATCGGTAAACCATGAAGCCAAGGCTGCCAAGACAGAAGGCCATTAAAACTACTCAGTAGTGACGGGAGGGGTTGGGAGTAGGGAAACAACACCGTGTCTATGAAGTATCGCTCTGCCTCAGAGAGGGCGCAGTGctaacagcacaagaagaagaaatgaaacTCAAGTGCAGGAGTCATCTTAATTGATATTTCTTTTCGTGCATTGTTCTCGTTGATTTGTAACCGAGCCAAGCTCTTGTACAAAGGCATGTTTGATGTTGACTGTAACTTTAcgatgtaaaaatatttttaaaatcattgcttAAATATTTGttagaaaaataaatggaaaaacaaaaaaagcaaattcagAAAACAACCAGAGAGGATGGAATCAGGCAAAGAGAATCTCCCAGAAACTGTATCTTTGGCAGAAATGTGTGAACCTAGAGCAGTATGTAACGGAAGAACATTTGAATACCTTGTTTGACATGCAGGGGTAGGAGGAAGTCTTTTACGAATCATGTCACTGGGTAGTTAAACTTGCCAGAGCAGGGTCCTTCTACTGGCAAACTGAGCTGCTCAAAATATGGTATCAGCATTAGTTTGTGGCCAGAGAAGTACACACGCATGTGTGTTCAGTCTGAGGTCTGAATTAAAAACAGAAGGATCTAGGGATTTGGAATACACAGTCATAATATTGGAGATTTTCAGTGGGTTTGTCAGGATTAAGTGTTTGGGACATAGAGCAGAAGAAGGAAGCTGTTGTGTTTAAATCTCTTCAGCACAGGACCGGGAGTCAggctctattcccagttctgtcacagattacctgtgtgatcttggacaagtcacatggggcctgatcc
This sequence is a window from Chelonoidis abingdonii isolate Lonesome George chromosome 7, CheloAbing_2.0, whole genome shotgun sequence. Protein-coding genes within it:
- the NSG2 gene encoding neuronal vesicle trafficking-associated protein 2, whose translation is MVKLGSNLSDKNSKQPSSEDGFQTVPLITPLEVNHLQFPAPEKVIVKTRTEYQPDQKNKGKLRVPKIAEFTVSFTDGVTERLKVTILISLALAFLACIVFLVVYKAFTYDHSCPDGFVYKHKRCIPASLDAYYSAQDSNSRGRFYTVISHYSMAKQTSSRSVSPWLSSGSVNHEAKAAKTEGH